A region of Myxococcus stipitatus DSM 14675 DNA encodes the following proteins:
- a CDS encoding tetratricopeptide repeat protein, which yields MTALSVTSGLAWAGPKLSGSYVGDTYGQVELHMDGDRLVGTSSGSGGGCKFSAGTEVLTGEFQGNVLVATLQVCLAGTPECVGARSFPTLATYNPQSGVLSARLRLPKGCHSPGLKDFVLFLRSTGAGESEDDAAKEGALGGREAVADEEDAAEPKGSETRASPTGPGPVEQGLLFLASKSPKKWEFAQTRFEAALVANPQDIDALVGMAASHLGRSNPSKAQESLSRIRPVPPTRPDVYAWQAYAADAQGDINRVQPLLRKALELNWSPENPKPWEEALVKALAGDIELAQKQMKSRKRAPGREAAGAGSPSP from the coding sequence GTGACGGCTCTTTCCGTCACCTCCGGCCTCGCCTGGGCGGGTCCGAAGCTCTCTGGCTCCTACGTGGGGGATACCTACGGTCAGGTGGAGCTGCACATGGACGGCGACCGCCTGGTCGGCACGTCCTCTGGCTCTGGAGGTGGCTGCAAGTTCTCGGCGGGCACGGAGGTGCTCACCGGGGAGTTCCAGGGCAACGTCCTGGTCGCCACGCTTCAGGTGTGCCTGGCCGGGACGCCGGAGTGTGTCGGTGCGCGGTCCTTCCCGACGCTGGCCACCTACAATCCCCAGTCGGGCGTGCTCTCCGCGCGGCTGCGGCTCCCCAAGGGCTGCCACTCCCCGGGCCTGAAGGACTTCGTCCTGTTCCTGCGGAGCACGGGGGCCGGCGAGTCCGAGGACGACGCCGCGAAGGAGGGTGCGCTCGGAGGGCGCGAGGCCGTCGCGGACGAAGAGGACGCCGCGGAGCCGAAGGGCTCCGAGACTCGCGCCTCGCCCACCGGCCCGGGGCCCGTGGAGCAGGGCCTGCTGTTCCTGGCCTCGAAGTCGCCGAAGAAGTGGGAGTTCGCACAAACCCGCTTCGAGGCCGCGCTGGTCGCGAACCCTCAGGATATCGACGCGCTCGTGGGCATGGCCGCGAGCCACTTGGGACGGAGCAATCCCAGCAAGGCGCAGGAGTCCCTGTCGCGTATCCGCCCCGTGCCTCCCACGCGCCCGGATGTCTATGCGTGGCAGGCCTATGCGGCCGACGCGCAGGGCGACATCAACCGCGTCCAGCCGCTGCTGCGCAAGGCGCTGGAGCTGAACTGGTCGCCGGAGAATCCCAAGCCCTGGGAAGAGGCGCTGGTGAAGGCCCTGGCGGGTGACATCGAGCTGGCGCAGAAGCAGATGAAGAGTCGCAAGCGCGCGCCGGGCCGTGAGGCGGCAGGAGCTGGAAGTCCGAGCCCGTGA
- a CDS encoding serine/threonine-protein kinase — translation MSQMPSPPRTQRVFGHYEIVSVLGKGGMAEVYRAKVLAGAREGWTVALKRLLPALTADPESVSLFSREAQLSKQLHHPNIVTVLDAGELEGIYFIVMELVDGRDLGQILRRCKVRGIPLPVDFAVYLGKVLLEALAYAHSATGPQGEPLGIVHCDVSPSNLFISRVGEIKLGDFGVSRVLVDGKLQGGEVLGKPYYLSPESLLGEVSPVADLWAATVVLYELLTLERPFTGTTPDEVFHAIRSRSYRPLRELRPDVPQALEDVVRRAFSARPEDRFPSAESFAQALAPHYDERVGTPLAIAAVVRGLFGASDDVPAASAAPSGAASGTPPSTPSGASRAE, via the coding sequence GTGAGCCAGATGCCTTCGCCTCCGAGGACTCAGCGGGTCTTCGGCCACTACGAAATCGTCTCCGTGCTCGGCAAGGGCGGCATGGCGGAGGTGTACCGGGCCAAGGTGCTCGCGGGCGCGCGTGAGGGGTGGACCGTGGCCCTCAAGCGGCTCCTGCCCGCGCTGACGGCGGACCCGGAGTCCGTCTCACTCTTCTCGCGGGAGGCGCAGCTCTCCAAGCAGCTGCACCATCCCAACATCGTGACGGTGCTGGATGCCGGAGAGCTGGAGGGCATCTACTTCATCGTGATGGAGCTGGTGGATGGCCGCGACCTGGGCCAGATACTCCGCCGCTGCAAGGTGCGCGGCATCCCGCTCCCGGTGGACTTCGCGGTGTACCTGGGGAAGGTGCTGCTGGAGGCGCTCGCGTACGCGCACTCCGCCACCGGGCCGCAGGGAGAGCCGCTGGGCATCGTCCACTGCGATGTGTCGCCGTCCAACCTCTTCATCTCGCGCGTGGGCGAAATCAAGCTGGGCGACTTCGGCGTCTCGCGCGTGCTGGTGGACGGCAAGCTCCAGGGCGGCGAGGTGCTGGGCAAGCCCTACTACCTCTCTCCGGAGTCGCTGCTGGGCGAGGTCAGCCCCGTCGCGGACCTGTGGGCGGCGACCGTCGTCCTGTACGAGCTGCTGACGCTGGAGCGCCCCTTCACCGGCACCACGCCCGACGAGGTGTTCCACGCCATCCGCTCCCGGAGCTACCGGCCGCTGCGCGAGCTGCGGCCGGACGTGCCCCAGGCGCTCGAGGACGTGGTGCGCCGTGCCTTCTCCGCGCGCCCCGAGGACCGGTTCCCCTCGGCCGAGTCCTTCGCCCAGGCGCTCGCGCCGCACTACGACGAGCGCGTGGGCACTCCGTTGGCCATCGCCGCGGTGGTGCGGGGGCTGTTCGGCGCCAGTGATGACGTGCCCGCCGCCTCGGCTGCTCCTTCGGGCGCGGCTTCGGGGACGCCTCCTTCGACGCCGTCCGGAGCCTCGCGCGCGGAGTAG
- a CDS encoding right-handed parallel beta-helix repeat-containing protein, producing MLLSALALACGPGAEEPRPTLSESALASEAMEARAEPLSAKETFRSKCPSAAHATGPTLHVANKGPRNPSQPLGSLNNPFSTIMDAVKAALPGTVIQVRAGNYPEQIAINSLKARPGTATAPIVLRGEQPYRPRIIPSGTDVGSLLVLSQPYWIVEALDIDVQERPSFGALFEGSTRCSQLSDSLVHGGRAGGGVVVSDANTVLIDGNEIRDFSRTGQDSHGVAVKGTSRQVYLVENTIHDASGDAVQCQPHEGRPTELYIEHNQMYDCGENGIDVKACDNLVIQSNVLFRFPNLARYPWQATTSAAEAILVHEDATNIEIVGNLIFMAGRGISVGGLAAVDNPANVGIRDNMVMDIYNFANRGNGQGIRVAKARGVQVVGNHIERTEDSGLRLAADEPLVVSNMSVFDNTLRDMTSFVKLGRASARPGLKMDRNRYEGITGNFSAFGLVSEGEFEVWRSKLQQHGLEQGSVRVLSGSGSPRALPPLLGQ from the coding sequence GTGCTCCTCTCCGCACTCGCGCTGGCCTGTGGCCCTGGCGCGGAGGAGCCCCGCCCCACCCTCTCGGAAAGTGCCCTGGCGAGCGAGGCGATGGAGGCACGAGCCGAGCCGCTCAGCGCGAAGGAGACCTTCCGGAGCAAGTGCCCCTCGGCCGCCCACGCCACGGGCCCCACGCTCCACGTCGCGAACAAGGGCCCGCGCAATCCCAGCCAGCCCTTGGGCTCCCTCAACAATCCCTTCTCCACCATCATGGACGCGGTGAAGGCCGCGCTGCCGGGCACCGTCATCCAGGTCCGCGCCGGCAACTATCCCGAGCAGATTGCCATCAACTCGCTGAAGGCCCGCCCGGGCACGGCCACCGCGCCCATCGTCCTGCGCGGAGAGCAACCCTACAGACCTCGCATCATCCCCAGCGGAACGGACGTCGGGAGCCTGCTGGTGTTGAGCCAGCCGTATTGGATCGTCGAGGCCCTGGACATCGATGTCCAGGAGCGGCCGTCCTTCGGTGCGCTCTTCGAGGGCTCCACGCGCTGCTCACAGCTCTCCGACTCCCTGGTGCATGGAGGCCGCGCCGGCGGAGGCGTCGTCGTCAGCGATGCCAACACCGTGCTCATCGACGGCAACGAGATTCGCGACTTCTCCCGCACCGGCCAGGACTCCCACGGGGTGGCGGTGAAGGGAACCTCGCGCCAGGTCTACCTCGTGGAGAACACCATCCACGATGCCTCGGGTGACGCCGTGCAGTGCCAGCCCCACGAAGGCCGCCCCACCGAGCTCTACATCGAGCACAACCAGATGTACGACTGCGGAGAGAACGGCATCGACGTCAAGGCGTGCGACAACCTCGTCATCCAGTCCAACGTCCTCTTCCGCTTCCCCAACCTCGCGCGCTACCCCTGGCAGGCGACGACCTCCGCCGCCGAGGCCATCCTCGTGCACGAGGACGCGACGAACATCGAAATCGTCGGCAACCTCATCTTCATGGCCGGCCGAGGCATCTCCGTCGGTGGGCTCGCCGCCGTGGACAATCCAGCCAATGTGGGGATTCGCGACAACATGGTGATGGACATCTACAACTTCGCGAACCGGGGCAACGGCCAGGGCATCCGCGTGGCGAAGGCGCGGGGGGTGCAAGTGGTGGGCAACCACATCGAGCGGACGGAGGACTCCGGCCTGCGGCTCGCGGCCGACGAGCCCCTGGTCGTCTCGAACATGTCCGTCTTCGACAACACGCTGCGCGACATGACCAGCTTCGTGAAGCTGGGTCGCGCCTCGGCACGGCCGGGGCTGAAGATGGACCGCAACCGCTACGAGGGCATCACCGGCAACTTCAGCGCCTTCGGGCTCGTGTCCGAAGGGGAGTTCGAGGTCTGGCGCAGCAAGCTGCAACAACACGGGCTGGAGCAGGGCTCGGTGCGAGTCCTCAGCGGCTCCGGCAGCCCCCGGGCGCTACCACCCCTGCTCGGGCAGTGA
- a CDS encoding cysteine desulfurase family protein has product MIYWDYNAAAPVRPEVASLLSRAFSQGGHGNASSVHAAGREARARLDAARARVARVLGCEPKEICFTSSGSEADALALVGAWHARTSPERRRLVTTAVEHPALLGAAAQLEREGAQVVRVAPGPDGRVRADDVLAALTPDTALCSLMWANNETGVVQPAAEVARACRQRGVLFHTDAVQAAGKVPLSLREVDADLLSLSAHKFGGPSGAGVLVVRKGVDVRALVPGHQEAGLRGGTQNIPHAEAFALALELAASEQPSLAERVGALRDDFERAVLECVPGVTVNGAGAPRVPNTSNLRFDGVEGEALLIALDLEGICVSMGAACASGTLSPSHVLRAMGLTPAQARGCLRFSLGPDTREADVRCVVDALRRHVPSVRALTA; this is encoded by the coding sequence GTGATCTACTGGGACTACAACGCCGCCGCGCCTGTCCGGCCGGAGGTCGCGTCGCTCCTCTCGCGCGCCTTCTCGCAAGGAGGCCATGGCAACGCGTCCAGCGTCCATGCCGCGGGCCGTGAGGCGCGCGCGCGACTCGACGCCGCCCGGGCTCGCGTGGCGCGGGTGCTGGGCTGTGAGCCCAAGGAGATCTGCTTCACCAGCTCCGGCAGCGAGGCGGATGCGCTGGCGCTCGTGGGCGCGTGGCATGCGCGGACCTCGCCCGAGCGGCGCAGGCTGGTGACGACCGCGGTGGAGCACCCGGCCCTGCTGGGCGCGGCGGCCCAGCTCGAGCGCGAGGGCGCGCAGGTGGTTCGCGTGGCACCGGGTCCGGATGGCCGCGTGCGCGCGGACGACGTGCTCGCGGCGCTGACGCCGGACACGGCGCTGTGCTCGTTGATGTGGGCCAACAACGAGACAGGCGTGGTGCAGCCCGCGGCGGAAGTGGCGCGCGCGTGTCGGCAGCGCGGAGTGCTCTTCCACACCGACGCGGTGCAGGCGGCGGGCAAGGTGCCGCTGTCGCTGCGCGAGGTGGACGCGGACCTCCTGTCGCTCTCGGCGCACAAGTTCGGAGGCCCCTCCGGCGCGGGGGTGCTGGTGGTGCGAAAGGGCGTGGACGTGCGGGCCCTGGTCCCCGGCCATCAGGAAGCGGGCCTGCGGGGTGGGACGCAGAACATCCCCCACGCGGAGGCGTTCGCCCTCGCGCTGGAGCTGGCCGCCAGCGAGCAGCCTTCGCTGGCCGAGCGCGTGGGCGCGCTGCGGGATGACTTCGAGCGCGCGGTGCTCGAGTGCGTGCCCGGGGTGACGGTGAACGGTGCGGGTGCCCCCCGCGTGCCCAACACCAGCAACCTGCGCTTCGACGGCGTGGAGGGTGAGGCACTGCTCATCGCGCTGGACCTGGAGGGCATCTGCGTCTCGATGGGCGCGGCCTGTGCGTCGGGCACGCTGTCGCCGTCGCATGTGCTCAGGGCCATGGGGCTCACGCCGGCCCAGGCGCGAGGATGTCTGCGATTCAGCCTGGGACCCGACACTCGGGAGGCGGATGTGAGGTGCGTCGTCGACGCACTCCGCCGCCACGTCCCCTCGGTGCGCGCGCTCACGGCGTAG
- a CDS encoding DHH family phosphoesterase: MPVTQSFNSRRTQGAGGELTEPPPPRLALLSARDKLERLLQVAKGHRKALILTHDNPDPDSLAAAVALAHLLERRADVEAHVGYGGIIGRAENIAFVKVLRLPVSHVSQIDFDEYDLFGLVDTQPKVGNHSLPARLEAQLVVDHHPLREESLSAPFADVGGDFGATSTMLVEYLRAARVEPSVEVATALFYGIKADTRDLGRETTQTDIDSYLWLFPRMDKSMLAQIEHPELPARYFQLYHTAFERAKVYGTAIVTDLEEVYSPDMVAEVAERLMFLEGTKWSLAFGTYRNQLYFSLRVKDRRMNAGRLIREIFEDYGGSSGGHGSMAGARLPLSGKAAQRKALKRELVSRFLDAFGVADERPVSLLSAQDV, encoded by the coding sequence ATGCCCGTGACTCAGTCCTTCAACAGCCGCCGTACCCAGGGAGCCGGGGGCGAGCTGACGGAGCCTCCGCCACCACGTCTGGCCCTCTTGTCGGCTCGCGACAAGCTGGAGCGCCTGCTCCAGGTGGCGAAGGGGCATCGCAAGGCGCTCATCCTCACCCACGACAATCCTGATCCGGACTCGCTGGCGGCCGCCGTGGCGCTGGCCCACCTGCTGGAGCGCCGGGCGGACGTGGAAGCGCATGTGGGCTACGGGGGCATCATCGGCCGGGCGGAGAACATCGCCTTCGTGAAGGTGCTGCGGCTGCCCGTGTCACACGTGTCGCAAATCGACTTCGACGAGTACGACCTCTTCGGCCTGGTGGATACGCAGCCCAAGGTGGGCAACCACTCGTTGCCCGCACGGCTGGAAGCGCAGCTCGTGGTGGACCATCACCCGCTGCGGGAGGAGAGCCTCTCCGCGCCCTTCGCGGACGTGGGCGGGGACTTCGGCGCCACGTCCACGATGCTGGTGGAGTACCTGCGGGCCGCGCGCGTGGAGCCCTCGGTGGAGGTGGCGACGGCGCTGTTCTACGGCATCAAGGCGGACACGAGGGACCTGGGCCGCGAGACGACGCAGACGGACATCGACAGCTACCTGTGGCTGTTTCCGCGCATGGACAAGTCGATGCTCGCGCAGATCGAACACCCCGAGCTGCCCGCGCGCTACTTCCAGCTGTACCACACGGCTTTCGAGCGGGCGAAGGTGTACGGCACCGCCATCGTCACCGACCTGGAGGAGGTCTACTCCCCGGACATGGTGGCGGAGGTCGCCGAGCGGCTGATGTTCCTCGAGGGCACGAAGTGGTCGCTCGCCTTCGGAACGTACCGCAACCAGCTCTACTTCAGCTTGCGGGTGAAGGACCGGCGGATGAACGCGGGCCGGCTCATCCGCGAGATCTTCGAGGACTACGGCGGCTCCTCCGGTGGCCACGGCAGCATGGCCGGCGCGCGGCTGCCCTTGTCCGGCAAGGCGGCGCAGCGCAAGGCGCTCAAGCGCGAGCTGGTGAGCCGCTTCCTGGATGCCTTCGGCGTCGCGGACGAACGTCCCGTGTCGCTGCTCTCCGCGCAGGACGTGTGA
- a CDS encoding Fic family protein, producing MKERYQDIDEKNEALREYLEIYKDKQPAREFLERFEMSWIYHDAALEGVVYTHQELMAALYPGRTSAEASMIPVVLEVRNHKAVCDFIREEAAGAKKQAQITLTTIKRMHDLFLGNTPEALAERARMERRERTEKELAKERERAGLRKDMPLHRTYFHDIHQPAKIQPALEKLVDYTASAEFREFHPIKQAATVQHNFLQIFPFTEHSGKVGRMCSNLILLRNGYMPAVIHSIDRQRYYECFRGPAAQFRTVLMDAMENSLDNGVKYFRDLGRKYKAINN from the coding sequence GTGAAGGAACGCTACCAGGACATCGACGAGAAGAACGAGGCGCTGCGCGAGTACCTCGAGATCTACAAGGACAAGCAGCCGGCGCGTGAGTTCCTCGAGCGTTTCGAGATGTCGTGGATCTACCACGACGCCGCGTTGGAAGGCGTGGTCTACACCCATCAGGAGTTGATGGCGGCCCTGTATCCCGGACGCACCAGCGCCGAGGCCTCCATGATTCCGGTGGTGCTCGAGGTTCGGAATCACAAGGCCGTCTGCGACTTCATTCGTGAGGAAGCAGCGGGCGCCAAGAAGCAGGCGCAAATCACGCTCACCACCATCAAGCGCATGCACGACCTCTTCCTCGGCAACACGCCCGAGGCACTGGCCGAGCGCGCGCGCATGGAGCGCCGGGAGCGCACCGAGAAGGAGCTCGCCAAGGAGCGTGAGCGCGCGGGGCTGCGCAAGGACATGCCGCTGCACCGCACGTACTTCCACGACATCCACCAGCCCGCGAAGATCCAACCCGCGCTGGAGAAGCTCGTGGACTACACGGCCAGCGCCGAGTTCCGCGAGTTCCATCCCATCAAGCAGGCCGCGACGGTGCAGCACAACTTCCTGCAGATCTTCCCGTTCACGGAGCACAGCGGGAAGGTGGGGCGCATGTGCAGCAACCTCATCCTGCTGCGCAACGGGTACATGCCCGCCGTCATCCACTCCATCGACCGGCAGCGCTATTACGAGTGCTTCCGGGGCCCCGCGGCGCAGTTCCGCACGGTGCTGATGGACGCGATGGAGAACTCCCTGGACAACGGCGTCAAGTACTTCAGGGACCTGGGTCGCAAGTACAAGGCCATCAACAACTAG
- a CDS encoding AAA family ATPase — MAPAGHVYDENPFRLENPSILDIAPPEPKSVEETGLKMGLLSDIALKFLYYAGTGTGMGIAEEMCLPWPGVIEHVVDFLATEKLVDLRGGKGFGRASVEFILTEKGREYARDALTRTTYVGPAPVPIEQYNALITSQTEETPVVSQEELVAALSHLTVPAELMDKLGPAVNSGRSLFLYGPPGNGKTSLAEAVSHMFGGEVFVPHCLEIGNQIIQVHDHLLHTPVTLEMGRDSGARRQTFEMDKRWMLCRRPAVVVGGELTLETLDLIYSESTRFYEAPFQVKANGGMLLIDDFGRQKVHPTDLLNRWIVPLEKRVDFLTLHTGKKFEIPFDQLLVFSTNLDPKELVDEAFLRRIKYKIEVSNPDEESYREIFRRVCEAAGIPYVDQAVTYLVEHYYKPRTMQLRACHPRDLVGLIKDAARYRQIPPALSKDLLDQACEVFLVNL; from the coding sequence ATGGCTCCCGCCGGTCACGTCTACGACGAAAATCCCTTCAGGCTCGAGAACCCATCCATCCTCGACATCGCTCCTCCGGAGCCCAAGTCGGTGGAGGAGACGGGGCTGAAGATGGGGTTGCTCTCGGATATCGCGCTGAAGTTCCTCTATTACGCGGGAACCGGCACGGGCATGGGCATCGCCGAGGAGATGTGCCTGCCCTGGCCCGGCGTCATCGAGCACGTGGTGGACTTCCTCGCCACGGAGAAGCTCGTGGACCTGCGGGGCGGCAAGGGGTTTGGCCGCGCGTCGGTGGAGTTCATCCTCACGGAGAAGGGCCGCGAGTACGCGCGCGACGCGCTGACGCGCACGACGTACGTGGGCCCCGCGCCCGTCCCCATCGAGCAGTACAACGCGCTCATCACCAGCCAGACCGAGGAGACGCCCGTCGTCAGCCAGGAGGAGCTGGTCGCGGCGCTCAGCCACCTCACCGTCCCCGCGGAGCTGATGGACAAGCTGGGCCCCGCGGTCAACTCCGGGCGCTCGCTGTTCCTCTACGGCCCGCCCGGCAACGGCAAGACGAGCCTGGCCGAGGCCGTCTCACACATGTTCGGCGGCGAGGTCTTCGTCCCGCACTGCCTGGAGATTGGAAATCAAATCATCCAGGTGCATGACCACCTGCTCCACACGCCCGTCACGCTGGAGATGGGCCGCGACAGCGGGGCCCGCCGGCAGACCTTCGAGATGGACAAGCGGTGGATGCTCTGCCGCAGGCCCGCCGTCGTCGTCGGCGGCGAGCTCACGCTGGAGACGCTGGACCTCATCTACTCGGAGAGCACCCGCTTCTACGAAGCCCCGTTCCAGGTGAAGGCCAACGGCGGCATGCTCCTCATCGACGACTTCGGCCGCCAGAAGGTCCACCCCACCGACCTGCTCAACCGCTGGATCGTCCCCCTGGAGAAGCGGGTCGACTTTCTCACCCTCCACACGGGTAAGAAGTTCGAAATCCCGTTTGATCAGCTTCTCGTCTTTTCCACGAATCTGGACCCGAAGGAGCTGGTGGACGAGGCCTTCCTCCGGCGCATCAAGTACAAAATCGAGGTCAGCAACCCCGACGAGGAGTCGTACCGGGAGATCTTCCGCCGGGTGTGCGAGGCGGCGGGCATCCCCTATGTGGACCAGGCCGTCACCTACCTCGTCGAGCACTACTACAAGCCCCGGACGATGCAGCTTCGCGCCTGTCATCCTCGGGACTTGGTGGGGCTCATCAAGGACGCCGCCCGCTACCGCCAGATTCCGCCCGCCCTGTCCAAGGACCTGCTCGACCAGGCGTGCGAGGTCTTCCTCGTCAATCTCTAG
- a CDS encoding branched-chain amino acid transaminase has translation MSSTSTSVLRADQIWLDGQLVKWDEGQVHVMTHALHYGLGVFEGIRAYRTHDGRLAVFRLREHIQRLFDSAHICMLKMPFTEDQLVDACLDLLRKQKDLFANGAYLRPVAFMGDGAMGLGAVNPTRVAVTAWDWGAYLGDKGVREGIRAKVSSFTRMHVNVNMVRGKISGQYVNSILAKREAVLAGYDEAILLDISGFVAEASGENIFMVNKKGVIKTPPLSSPILDGITRDTVLKMLRDSGRVVDEVTFTRDALYICNEIFLTGTAAEITPVREVDNRSVGAGKPGPIGTFVQETYFRTVRGMEPRYAEWLTYV, from the coding sequence ATGAGCTCGACCTCGACCAGCGTATTGCGTGCAGATCAAATCTGGCTCGACGGCCAATTGGTGAAATGGGACGAGGGCCAGGTCCATGTGATGACGCACGCCCTGCACTACGGGCTGGGCGTCTTCGAGGGGATTCGCGCGTACCGGACGCATGATGGACGGCTGGCGGTGTTCCGCCTGCGTGAGCACATCCAGCGGCTGTTCGACTCCGCGCACATCTGCATGTTGAAGATGCCGTTCACGGAGGACCAGCTCGTGGACGCGTGCCTGGACCTGCTGCGCAAGCAGAAGGACCTCTTCGCCAACGGCGCGTACTTGAGGCCCGTGGCCTTCATGGGCGACGGCGCCATGGGCCTGGGCGCGGTGAACCCCACGCGTGTGGCCGTCACCGCGTGGGATTGGGGCGCGTACCTGGGCGACAAGGGCGTTCGCGAAGGCATCCGCGCGAAGGTGAGCTCCTTCACCCGCATGCACGTCAACGTGAACATGGTGCGCGGGAAGATCTCCGGCCAGTACGTCAACTCCATCCTCGCCAAGCGCGAGGCGGTGCTGGCGGGCTACGACGAGGCCATCCTCCTGGATATCAGCGGCTTCGTCGCCGAGGCGTCCGGCGAGAACATCTTCATGGTGAACAAGAAGGGCGTCATCAAGACGCCCCCCTTGTCCTCGCCCATCCTGGACGGCATCACCCGCGACACCGTCCTCAAGATGCTGCGCGACAGCGGCCGCGTCGTGGACGAGGTCACCTTCACTCGCGACGCGCTGTACATCTGTAACGAGATTTTCCTGACCGGCACCGCCGCGGAGATCACCCCCGTTCGCGAGGTGGACAACCGCTCCGTGGGCGCCGGCAAGCCAGGCCCCATCGGTACGTTCGTGCAGGAAACCTACTTCCGCACGGTCCGAGGCATGGAGCCGCGCTACGCGGAGTGGCTCACGTACGTGTGA
- a CDS encoding patatin-like phospholipase family protein: MLLKERFQITRPLEELELSLVRASLANPALIGEHEEAVLRTALSLARLYKIQHGGLDVGVGALLTPFRDEVERRLTPVLGGPQPPTRDQLIPHVRDLREHAARARDAVVARLRGRVPPEAMDRELRHKELVMVTGGGGGTAFVYLGVMSLLAEHGLEPKLLAGASMGAILAIMRSRMARFDPTEMINIVRGLSFRKLFRFISTESRYGLPAALRLFLRAGLGRFFGAGPEGSGLRLKDLPVPTLIAVGGIRRGMLPRPLEYYERLLGTSPLGLLNPAGVTRRLQATMGAMAELFTRPEITVRMHLGADDATGEFDALDAAGFSSALPGVIHYDVLREDPRMHSLLDGLMAQHGVARLIDGGLVDNLPAKAAWKAVAQGRIGTRNTLILALDGFAPKLTTPFWLPLQRLAAMTVSPNLPYAHHVKRFPRTLSPLDVVPSVELASKALHFGRKALAEDLPFLRRMLAPIPHVL, translated from the coding sequence GTGCTCCTGAAGGAACGCTTCCAGATCACCCGCCCGCTCGAGGAGCTGGAGCTGTCCCTCGTGCGCGCGTCGCTGGCGAATCCCGCCTTGATAGGCGAGCACGAGGAGGCCGTGCTCCGCACCGCGCTGTCGCTCGCGCGGCTCTACAAGATTCAGCACGGCGGGCTGGACGTGGGCGTGGGCGCGCTGCTCACGCCGTTTCGCGACGAGGTGGAGCGCCGCCTCACGCCCGTCCTCGGAGGACCCCAACCTCCGACGAGAGATCAGCTCATCCCCCACGTGAGGGACTTGCGCGAGCACGCGGCGCGGGCGCGCGACGCGGTGGTGGCCCGGCTGCGAGGCCGCGTGCCTCCCGAGGCGATGGACCGCGAGCTGCGCCACAAGGAGCTGGTGATGGTGACCGGCGGCGGAGGCGGCACCGCCTTCGTCTACCTGGGTGTGATGAGCCTCTTGGCCGAGCACGGGCTGGAGCCCAAGCTGCTCGCGGGCGCGTCCATGGGCGCCATCCTCGCCATCATGCGCTCGCGCATGGCGCGCTTCGACCCCACGGAGATGATCAACATCGTCCGAGGCCTCTCCTTCCGGAAGCTCTTCCGCTTCATCTCCACGGAGAGCCGCTACGGCCTGCCGGCGGCGCTGCGCCTGTTCCTGCGCGCCGGACTGGGGCGCTTCTTCGGCGCGGGCCCCGAAGGCAGCGGCCTGCGCCTCAAGGACCTGCCGGTGCCCACGCTCATCGCGGTGGGCGGCATCCGCCGAGGCATGCTCCCGCGTCCGCTCGAGTACTACGAGCGCCTGCTGGGAACGAGCCCCCTGGGGCTGCTCAACCCCGCGGGGGTCACGCGCCGCCTCCAGGCGACCATGGGCGCCATGGCGGAGCTCTTCACCCGCCCCGAAATCACCGTGCGCATGCACCTGGGCGCCGACGACGCCACCGGCGAGTTCGACGCGCTGGACGCGGCCGGGTTCTCCTCCGCGCTCCCCGGCGTCATCCACTACGACGTGCTGCGCGAGGACCCGCGCATGCACTCGCTCCTGGACGGGCTCATGGCGCAGCACGGCGTGGCGCGCCTCATCGACGGCGGGCTGGTGGACAACCTCCCCGCGAAGGCCGCGTGGAAGGCCGTCGCGCAAGGCCGCATCGGCACGCGCAACACCCTCATCCTCGCGCTGGATGGCTTCGCGCCCAAGCTCACCACACCCTTCTGGCTCCCGCTCCAACGCCTGGCCGCGATGACGGTGAGTCCCAACCTGCCCTACGCGCACCACGTCAAACGCTTCCCGCGCACGCTGTCACCCCTCGACGTCGTGCCCTCCGTGGAGCTCGCCTCCAAGGCCCTCCACTTCGGACGCAAAGCGCTCGCCGAGGACCTCCCCTTCCTCCGCCGCATGCTCGCGCCAATTCCCCATGTCCTCTGA